gttttggtttgtttatttgttttattttgttccagtgtttatATTTTATCTGTGTGAATAAATGTTTGCAAAAGTGCTCAACTTGCAGTTCTGATGTCTGGATAAAGTATTTCAAGGGCACAGATCAGCCTTGTCTGGGATGCGTATgcgtattttattttattttttcagaatgtgCACCTGCAGCAGTGAGTGCTGGGCTCACACAGGCCTCCTCAGGTTTCTTGACCCTCCATCCTCTGGAAGCTTTCTCCTTCTGGAATCAAAACAGAAACCCCATTAAGTGTTTTAAACTTCACAAATGCAAGGGTTCCTTTTTTGCTGTtggaatttaaataaaagcaaggtTTCAATATCATTGCCACAACACATTCCCTTCACATGTTACAGGTAATGGGTCCCCCTAAAAAAATTCAGAAAAGAATATGGGGCTCCTGTGAGATTCCCCTAGCTTCCTATGTGCAGTATTCTTCATTACTGTAGCAAAAAGTAAACCTATGGGACTGTATTTCTAAAGCACGTTTACCAGGCTTTTGACAAAACATCAACCGGTATTTGTAAGATGACTTAACTTCGCTCTGTATGGTTAAGTGTGAAAGATAGGCACAGTTTGGCTGTGCTCATGCAGGTACAAGTATGGTGTGCTGGTACTAGTAGGCTGCTCCTGCTGTCACATTGCTTAAAGGTAGCTCACTGCTTTCAGTCACATTAAGAATCTGAAATGAAAGCAATTGAAGGCAGTAGCCTATTCTTTTACAGAGACACCATGCAAACCAAAGGGTCAAGAACCTTTAGAAAGCCAAGACATTTTACTTATTGCTGACAAATCCTGGGCTAAAgttaacatttttgtaattgtaaaaaatTAGGCAGGTGTTAAATATTTActgcttactaaaaaaaaaaaaaaaaaaaacaaacataaaatgatCTTAAACCAAGCTGGCAGTGCATTCATAAAATATGGGAAACAGTAACAGTATGCCAACTATGCAGAGCTCTGGGAAAGAGATACCTTACAGAACCTCTGCAGGTTTGCATCTCATTTTGCACCTTCATACTGCAtattggggagggggggtgggtcATTGAACCCTGGACCTAGGCTTAACCCTGGGAAGGAGAAAATTGGCATCTCAGTTGTCTGTGTACATATTTGTAGCCCTACCTCGTTGAAAAGTAGCTCTGTGGAAGACTGCGTGGATTTCCAGTGGTGCGAGTCTCCATTCACAGTAGGGGGAGGCAGGGAGGACAGGGAGAGTTTGAAGAGGCGTCTTTCTTTCAGCAGCTCTCCTGCATCCACTGTTCTACAGCACGATGGAGCAGCCcataaacagaaagaaaactaCACAGATCGGGGCACTGAATAATAGGAGCTAAACGTGATCATGTAAATAATTTGAATCATTGAGGGAAAACCCAGAACTGGGAGCAGAACTAGTGTGCTGCTAACCCTGATGCTACTTTAAAATCTTTGTTACGATTACTACACTTCTAGCTGAAATCAGTCCCAGTAAGAGGATTATTCAGTTCCAGCTCACCTGCTCCTCTCGTGCTTGTCCTGTACTTTCCGGCAGACTGCCACCTCCTGTTCCTGGCGACCTGTTCGGAGCACCCTCAGCTCCGTCTCCATTTCCTGATAGGCTGCTTTGAGCATGACCTGCTCCGACAATGTTTCCTCATGCGATACCTTGAGAGCCTTAAACTCTTTCTCCATCTCCTGATGCAATAGTCTAAGAGCACTCAGCTCTGCTTCGGTCTCCTGTAATCTTGTGCCGAGCATGCTCAGTTCATCCTCTGCCTCCGATTTCAACCTGTCCGCAACAGACACTGCCACCTGCAGGTCAGCCTGGAACTGACTCCACTCTTCTGAGTCCACCTGGTATTGCAGTTATCTCAGTTAGGGAAGTCTAGACTCACAGATGGACATTCTTGTATAGTgaattctaatttaaaaaaacgtCCTCAATAGTAAGAGTTAAGCCTGGGTGTGCCCTGTCTGTGTGCCAAGCTGGATATGAACACATTTTTTGCACATGTGACAAGGACTTGTTGATTTCAATGACAGTGTTTGCACTGCCTGGTTGAGGGCAGGGTGGAGCCTGCACATCCTGGTGTGGATCTAAATTGGTCTTTCTTTGTTCCAGTAATTCCCACCCActctgtgaactgtacattatttaaatccAAGAAGTCCTATACACTACAACACACAGTACAACACTAAAtcatcaggtttttattttaagacataTCTGCCTCAAACACATGTATAAAGCGCATGAGGTGGCAATATTATTTGCTGTACCTAAACTTGGCCAGTTTTAGGTATAAATGAAATAGGCTTCAACGAATCTACTGTgactattttaaagtgtttggaAAGGAGGTATTCCACTCAGCTGCTGCCAAGATGAAAAATAAGGTTTACAGATGCAAGTTGAAACAATAGTGTTAGTGTGTCACGGTCCCCTGTATTGAGACAAGGATTCAACTCACCTTCATCTTCTcctttaaactttttatttcagTCAGCAATTCTTCTTTTTCCGCACGCAAACACTTCACAGACtctagaaaaacacacacacattttattgaaCTCTTATATAATCTCTTTCTGCACCGGACCCCCCCAGTATAATACTGACATACTGAGGGAGGCCGTCTCTCTTCTCACACACAGtgacaaaaacacatacaaaacacagagcaATAGCCTGAagcacaaatttaaaaacatgcatataccattttgtgttaatcagttgtctttttaatgttattatatttctgtacGGCTGGCTGCCTTCTTGGCCAGGTGTCTCTTGAAAAAGATTTCGAATCTCAAAGTAACTTCcgggatagatagatagataaataaataaataaatactgagttAGTGCAGTTCATGTACGCTACACAATTCCAGGGCCTCAAAACGTTAAGGACTTGTTTTAAATGGGTTTTTACGTTTTATTCATTTCCAGCAGTATGGCTTCATACTCGGTACATTATGtggttttgtttcattaattattattttctcctgtAATCTTGCCATGATCCCATTGAAATGTGTATGTGAAGGACATttgttctggttaaataaataaaagtaactgAAAGCATGTAGAGCTTGGAATGAGAGTTAAATTCCAGCTTTGAGACAGAGAAAGAAACTCAACACTGGGTTTTCTCTGTTGAACACATGTGAAGTCACTTTAGACAtgcacagctatggacaaaagttttgcagcacctgCTATTTTAAGAttgagagaataaaaataaataaataaaaatgtattaaacaaagaacctgcaaaaatctaccggaagccctaagtacagtatttcatgttagacttcaAAATGTCTCATTATCCGTTTTTCATTACGTATATGGAAAACagtatgtaactcaatatgttaacataacttttCATtcaactatgaagcaaaattagttctaCAATCTGGATGTTATAGGTGGTGAAACATTGCCatatgtatcacatttttgtgttattacCATTTACTACTGCAAAATAATGGCTGCTCCCCTTCTCCCTGTTCGCTGGCTGTGGTCTGCTGTTGAACTCCAGCAAGACTTCACTTTCACAACCTACAGTCGTACTTACCACTGTCTGTAGGAGTGGCAGTGCCACTCTGGGTCCCACACTCAGAAGAGTGGAGCCTATCCTTGGTCTCCTTCACAAACCCCTCCATCTCATCTGGTGAATCTGCTACTGTGCTGTCCTGCTCGGCTGAATGATCCAGGCCACTGTCCTTCTCACCCCAGTGCACTGGACTGCCGTCTCTTTGATCACGTTGGGGCCCAGAGGCTAGGGATGAAGATGAGCTGCACTGTCTCTTTGTGGAGTACGCTGGGCTTAAACACTCCGAGTCCTTCCAGGCTGAAGTGCATCTCACATGATGAGTTGTGGCTTTGTCTGGCTGGATATCCCAGTTCGCAGTATGTACTGGTTTCCCCTCCTCCTTGTAACGTCCTTTGCTGTCCAACGCCACCAAGCTTTCCTGGCTCCTAGAGAGATCCTCACTGGGCATGTCCCGTCCAAGATTCACAGGTAGAGAAACTGCTCTTCTATCACTGCTCCTGACAGCAGGCCAGTCCTCCCCTGTATCCATGGTGACATTGTCCTGAGAACACCTCCTGTCTGGCTTGCCTGGTACTGCAGGAGTGGAGTGGGGTGGGGGGCAGAGCGCTGCCCTGTCTGGGGAGGTGAGAGATTGAGGTGCATGGGATAAAGGATCCAAAGGACCCTGTCCCTCGTGAGGCATGTAGGACACGTGATCCACAGAACCCTGTCCCTCGTGAGGCATGTAGGACACGCGATCCACAGGACCCTGTCCCTCGTGAGGCATGTAGGACACGCGATCCACAGAACCCTGTCCCTCGTGAGGCATGTAGGACACGCGATCCACAGGACCCTGTCCCTCGTGAGGCATGTAGGACACGCAATCCACAGGACCCTGTCCCTCAATCTGCTGATTGGTCCCTACAGAAACAAGAAGCACACATCAGGTCAGTCATTATCTTACATATTCAACTCAATGAATTAAACTTTAAATTCTCAATCAGATTCTGTGgttaaatttaagttttttttttttttttttttttttaataaattaaaagtacaCATCTtagtgtgggggggtgggggtgcgagagagagagagatagtgttTGGAACCTGGTTACTAAACTGAGCTACTCTTTCAGAGGATACTTGCACATTTTGGCAGATCTCATTAGgggttttctggttttattttcaaaaaacaatgATAATGTATCTTCTCCCAACCCacgcatgtgtgtctgtgtgcagacCCCAGTTATGAGCAGAATGAACGTGACGAGTGATTTTTAAACTGGTTCTATCACAGCAGTAATTCTGGCACATTCTTATCATACCTCCCCACCCTCTCTCCCTACATCACAGCCAGAGCCAGCCCAATCTGACACCAATGTCACACAATTGGGCGATTATGTTGCTACCAGGCCCTTAACTTTCCAATCCCTTTCTTTCCAGTTACAGTCAAAATTAAATGTGGATAAATGAACCACATATTGTATGGTCaggaaaagttttaaaatgttattacacacacacatatacatatttatacacatatgtatatatatatatatatatatatatatatatatatatatatatatatatatatatatatatatatatatatatatatatatatatatatatatatatatatatatatatatatatatatatatatatatatatatataataacgtGTGACATATACATACACAAGAAAAACAGTTCATTCAATGAATGTGAATTTCTGCGACGCTCAGCACACCTGACAGGTTACAAACTTTTACTTTAACTTGCTCCCATTATTTTTATGTCAGAGGGGACGTTCTGGAACAAGAGCTTCTCAATGACAAACGGGGCCCGTAAAACCAGTTCTCGTTTAATCTGGACACCTTAGATGATTCATACAGCGCATCCTTTTAAGAACTTgactttttttgtacatttagtgTTCTGGTCAGAGAATGCGTACAGTATCCTTAGATCGGTAAACGAGCAGTGATCTGGGAGCTGTGCAAGAGGGTTAAAGAAGTGAAAAGCTACCTTCAGCCGCCAAGCTTTCTTTTGCAATCAGGTTTCCCATTCTGCCTAAAAGTGACACCACAGGTCCCACtccttcgggggggggggggggctccagtCTCCACAGGACCCTTCCGAGTTTGTCTACATTAGCACGTGGCAGGAGCCCAACTCCAAACACTCaaaataattaacacaagaacTGTGGTCCCAGGGCTGAAGAAACCTGaatagaaacacaaaacaaaataacattaaaaatatgtCATGCAGCAGAAATATTAAGCCGATTTATTATTGGTATTAACAATTTAATGTATAATTCTCTGTATTTCATGCTCCTTCCCACTGCTTTCCTGCATTACAAGGCAGagaatgttctgtttttaatcaCACAAGTAGAATCCTTTCCATCTACAGAGACAACACTCTGCAGACAACTTAGCTTATCAAATCCAGACAGGGTGGCAGCTGACATGGTTTGAggtttattactttaaaaaacaagtaaaatgatCACAGAGAGATTTGCATTGCTGTCACTCTTTATACAACAGGACTGTCTGTAGGCGGATGTGATGAATACTAAAAGATAGCGCCTTGAAACGTGATTGGGTGTCAAGAGCTGCACCCAGAGGGCTGAACACAAGTCTCAAATCCTAATGTGTCAGGAAAGCTTACTGAAGAACCTCCAATCTTTGCAGTAAATCTTTTGGTGCCGTTTCACTACATTCTTCTAAAGTTTACCTTTCTGTGTAGTCTACAGCTTGTTCATATTCCTTCGTCAGAGCCTGTTTATTATTACATTACTAATAGTTGCAGCAGGTGAAACTTAATCCAGGTTCACACAATCCTTATTTGCAAGTGAAACACGCATCAGGGAGAATGGCTCTTTGTGACCAGTGGCACAGAAGGGTGGGCATCCTGAGTAGCCACTCTCCAGGTTCAGGTAGCACCCAGGTGCGTAACAAAGCAACCTGTGTGTAAGGCCCGGCTTTGGAAACTAAATTAAGAAATCAATTCACttagacaaacatttaaacaagaagTCTGTCAATGTTTATGTGATCTTTCTGGTAATGTAaatttgacatacagacagatgcctAATTTAATTAGTGCTTCAacagatatatgcaaaaacatTCCTCCAGACTCATACTCTGGAAGTCACTGGCGAAAATAAGACCGTCTTTGCACAGCAGTTAGATCAAGGTTCTACTATGAACAAGCCTGTCCTTCGAATCCTTGAAAACTTGTGCTACAGAATGTCCTTTTCAAGTTGTATCAtagacatttaaaacatacagatAGACTATCAAAAGAACAGACAGCATACATTTTACCCCAAAATAAAGAAGGTATTTATCACAACAGGACAAAGAaagcactgtatttgtattttatctggTGATTAAATGTTCCTAATTAAACTGATTGGTACTGCCTGCAGTCCAGAGTCATCAGAAATTAATAGGTGCGGTGAAGATCTTACGTTCATGCATTATTGGCAGTACACATTAAACTTGACCTAAGCAACACTGGATTATTAACATGGGTGTGTATAATTTGCATATCAGCTCTTCCTCGTGTGTACCTGTGTCCGGAGGCATCGCATATAATTACATctatacatatattaaatgtatCCTATGGTCGTTTAAAATGACGAAACAAAAACGCTACTTTCTGCACCTTGTAGCTAAAGTATTAAATTATTCCAACTTcataaaaggtaaaaacaaacacaccactcTGACAGCGTCTTTCAAACAAGGTTAAACGTTGTTTATTATTAACAAAGAACGCGACTGCAGCTTGAGCTCCAGAGAACCGATAACCAACAGCACTATTAGAAATTCCCATATGTATTTTCCATCTCCAAAGCAAGCACCGACCTCATAAGGTATTCTGTACCTGTCGTGTTCTGCGCAAAATTGAGTTGGCTTGTGCTTCACCCATCCAGCTCGCTTACCCTTTCCAGTTCCATCTTTGGAAACGGTCCTGTGATCTGGATGTCTCTAGGAAGGGCGTTTCTCTGAATTCCGTAGACAATCTGTAAACACACAGCTAAGGAATTAAGGAAATCGAGCCTGACCAGCTGCACTTCATCTTAATCACGCCGCCGTAGTCATTGCATTCACCAGGTCCGCAAGGGTGGTCACGTGTTAATTGGGCTGGCGCCTGGAGGCAGactgtcagaaaaaaagaaattccgTCATAAATACCAAGAGTGTGAAACAATTTCACTCTTGCCAAATAAAACGAGACAACTTCCCATTAAAATGTGAATTTACAGCTTCATCTAGAAAATCTAGGCAAGTACACGAGGCAATATGAACAAGGGAACACACTTGGCTTGAATTATGATATAATGTAAAaagtttgctttttctttgtcAGTTTATATATGTTTCTGTCAATTGGGTATGCTCCCTGGGGTGTCTGATTAAACTTGTGCAATTCACTGGTGTGCTCTAATGGTGAACAGGCAGAGCTCCGAGTGGTGATTATCCAAGAGGTGTTTATTGTTGACTGTCACAAAACCATCTGCAAAAATATTGGTACAtctgtcctgtttgtttccaGCCAGTCCTTTTAACATTGCACACTTTCTACAGAAATATCCCACTGCACCTGGAATGTTTACTAACCTCATGAATCACATAAGGTGTACCGTGTGtcgaaaaacaaatacacacagacaaacacccATGCAGGGAGGAAAGGTCACAACTTTGTCACCACTATCGACTCACACATGTTGATCAATTTATCTCAGaggagtttttattttcttgagaTCTGACTTGGCTTGTACTGTGTTGAATGTAGTTGTTTCTTTAAACTGGTCACACAGGTTTAATCAAACACCAC
The Polyodon spathula isolate WHYD16114869_AA chromosome 5, ASM1765450v1, whole genome shotgun sequence DNA segment above includes these coding regions:
- the LOC121316189 gene encoding cytospin-A-like isoform X2, which gives rise to MGNLIAKESLAAEGTNQQIEGQGPVDCVSYMPHEGQGPVDRVSYMPHEGQGSVDHVSYMPHEGQGPLDPLSHAPQSLTSPDRAALCPPPHSTPAVPGKPDRRCSQDNVTMDTGEDWPAVRSSDRRAVSLPVNLGRDMPSEDLSRSQESLVALDSKGRYKEEGKPVHTANWDIQPDKATTHHVRCTSAWKDSECLSPAYSTKRQCSSSSSLASGPQRDQRDGSPVHWGEKDSGLDHSAEQDSTVADSPDEMEGFVKETKDRLHSSECGTQSGTATPTDSESVKCLRAEKEELLTEIKSLKEKMKVDSEEWSQFQADLQVAVSVADRLKSEAEDELSMLGTRLQETEAELSALRLLHQEMEKEFKALKVSHEETLSEQVMLKAAYQEMETELRVLRTGRQEQEVAVCRKVQDKHERSRTVDAGELLKERRLFKLSLSSLPPPTVNGDSHHWKSTQSSTELLFNEKEKASRGWRVKKPEEACVSPALTAAEKKQDDLTLVQHNRVGMAAATSLNKIRQRDGLSSLVKRHGGSKRNSLLRWCQSRTEGYQNIDITNFSSSWTDGLAFCALYHTYLPNHIPYSRLSPLNKRENLTLAFKTGDGIGIPPSLTVEEMLRAEGPDWVRVLEYVECIYKHFEM
- the LOC121316189 gene encoding cytospin-A-like isoform X1, with protein sequence MGNLIAKESLAAEGTNQQIEGQGPVDCVSYMPHEGQGPVDRVSYMPHEGQGSVDRVSYMPHEGQGPVDRVSYMPHEGQGSVDHVSYMPHEGQGPLDPLSHAPQSLTSPDRAALCPPPHSTPAVPGKPDRRCSQDNVTMDTGEDWPAVRSSDRRAVSLPVNLGRDMPSEDLSRSQESLVALDSKGRYKEEGKPVHTANWDIQPDKATTHHVRCTSAWKDSECLSPAYSTKRQCSSSSSLASGPQRDQRDGSPVHWGEKDSGLDHSAEQDSTVADSPDEMEGFVKETKDRLHSSECGTQSGTATPTDSESVKCLRAEKEELLTEIKSLKEKMKVDSEEWSQFQADLQVAVSVADRLKSEAEDELSMLGTRLQETEAELSALRLLHQEMEKEFKALKVSHEETLSEQVMLKAAYQEMETELRVLRTGRQEQEVAVCRKVQDKHERSRTVDAGELLKERRLFKLSLSSLPPPTVNGDSHHWKSTQSSTELLFNEKEKASRGWRVKKPEEACVSPALTAAEKKQDDLTLVQHNRVGMAAATSLNKIRQRDGLSSLVKRHGGSKRNSLLRWCQSRTEGYQNIDITNFSSSWTDGLAFCALYHTYLPNHIPYSRLSPLNKRENLTLAFKTGDGIGIPPSLTVEEMLRAEGPDWVRVLEYVECIYKHFEM